The Schistocerca nitens isolate TAMUIC-IGC-003100 chromosome 7, iqSchNite1.1, whole genome shotgun sequence genome contains a region encoding:
- the LOC126195780 gene encoding uncharacterized protein LOC126195780: MEAVLADGVHYCPVLLATVTSSRPAVLTVVDVATLSSFCWRSLYTPSHRTTIGCGGCGGGGGGGGGGFFWGGTRGASPPSISLTFAPANVLVVGSGCGGRSTAALAVCRRGGATKPSSSGCRDTAVGRCGLFGGRASAARWKSPLQSSQPLRPRGVGGRGVSVRIVTSHSPTLPPRSGFVRVGVAALRLGKVRVRKVNGLHLDGLSSRLCAVQTAGMPGAQDGASASEATGSSHVIGASGATGGTSTSRVAESNGATPFEAAVAGTAKSCSATGEALGGTPDSCCPELGSAAAFRILQRVSMAASSSSRPGKSPRERACS; encoded by the coding sequence ATGGAGGCCGTCCTTGCAGATGGCGTCCATTACTGCCCGGTACTCCTCGCGACCGTGACCTCGTCACGGCCGGCAGTCTTGACAGTAGTGGACGTGGCCACCCTGTCGAGCTTCTGTTGGAGGTCCTTATACACGCCGTCCCATCGGACGACGATAGGCTGCGGGGGCtgcgggggtggcgggggcggcgggggcggcggcttcTTCTGGGGCGGCACCAGAGGCGCCTCGCCGCCCTCTATCTCGTTGACGTTCGCCCCCGCAAACGTGCTAGTGGTCGGCAGCGGCTGCGGTGGCCGCAGTACGGCAGCCCTGGCGGTGTGCCGCCGAGGTGGGGCGACGAAGCCGTCCTCATCAGGCTGCCGGGACACAGCAGTGGGCCGCTGCGGCCTCTTCGGAGGTCGCGCCTCGGCGGCACGCTGGAAGAGCCCGCTACAGTCCTCCCAGCCGCTGCGGCCTCGCGGAGTCGGAGGTCGAGGAGTGAGTGTCCGAATCGTCACGAGTCATAGCCCGACGCTTCCTCCGCGCTCGGGCTTCGTCAGAGTCGGTGTCGCGGCGCTCCGCCTCGGCAAGGTTCGCGTCCGGAAGGTCAATGGTCTCCATCTCGATGGCCTCTCGAGCCGTCTTTGCGCCGTCCAGACCGCAGGGATGCCCGGAGCGCAGGACGGCGCGTCAGCTAGCGAAGCAACGGGTTCTTCTCATGTCATAGGGGCTAGTGGGGCAACCGGGGGAACATCGACCTCTCGGGTGGCCGAGTCCAACGGCGCAACTCCCTTCGAGGCCGCCGTCGCCGGGACCGCAAAATCCTGCAGTGCGACCGGCGAGGCTCTCGGTGGCACACCCGACTCTTGCTGCCCCGAGCTCGGCAGTGCAGCAGCTTTCCGGATATTACAGAGGGTCAGTATGGCCGCCTCGTCGTCATCTCGACCGGGTAAGAGCCCCCGTGAGCGAGCTTGTTCCTAA